In Chanodichthys erythropterus isolate Z2021 chromosome 7, ASM2448905v1, whole genome shotgun sequence, a genomic segment contains:
- the LOC137022674 gene encoding extracellular calcium-sensing receptor-like — MHVNLVLTVVCITRLCPAVCGVNLGSCVLQGDSQPPALFKDGDFIIGGSFAIHDYMRTEMHTYTRRPQPLECIGSMNFRELRFARVLQFAIQEINNSSDLLPGITLGYHIYDTCASVPMVMKVAFQLANGLDLVFNDTDSCAKSAAVLALVGESGSTAAISTSRLFGSFGIPQVSHYATCACLSDKRQYPTFFRTIPSDHHQVAALAQMVKYFGWTWIGTVCSDSDYGNNGMASFLKAAVEEGICVEYSEAYYRTQPRSKLKRVADVIRRSTARVIVAFMSVSDMRFLLEELSQQPPPPMQWIGSEAWVTDPQMLQFNLCIGAMGFAIPRSVIPGFRNFLFDLSPEQLLKFPLLTEFWESSFSCSLKQQTGSSTVLLACNGTEDLRTLQNPYTDTSQLRITNMVYKATYAIAHALHGIVCNEKGFGKNLKIDPRKVFDQLKLVNFTKNNYSVSFDSNGDPVATYELVNWQFQGDGSVHCVTVGQYDASQPKGQEFSLSRTIIWYDGSEKVPVSVCSVSCPPGTRKAVKKGRPVCCYDCINCAEGEISNETDSLDCYKCLPEYWPNNKKNKCLPKPVEFLSWNEVLGILLAASSIAGSLVALSITLVFYKNRASPIVRANNSELSFLLLFSLTLCFLCSLTFIGRPTEWSCMLRHTAFGVTFVLCISCVLGKTIVVLMAFKATLPGSNVMKWFGPHQQRLSVFSLTLVQVLICVLWLTISPPFPYNNMQHYKEKIILECSLGSAIGFWAVLGYIGLLAFFCFILAFLARKLPDKFNEAKFISFSMIIFCAVWITFVPAYVSSPGKFTVAVEIFAILASSFGLILCIFAPKCFIIVFKPDQNTKKHLMGKVSTKVH; from the exons ATGCATGTTAATCTTGTATTGACAGTGGTGTGTATTACCAGGCTCTGTCCTGCTGTGTGTGGGGTTAATTTAGGCTCCTGTGTCCTCCAAGGTGACTCTCAGCCCCCTGCTCTCTTCAAGGATGGAGACTTTATTATTGGAGGGTCTTTCGCCATTCATGACTATATGAGGACAGAGATGCACACCTATACTAGACGGCCACAACCACTAGAGTGCATTGGGAG CATGAACTTCAGGGAGCTGCGCTTTGCTCGTGTCTTACAGTTCGCCATCCAAGAGATTAACAACAGCTCTGATCTCTTACCGGGCATCACATTAGGGTACCATATATATGACACTTGTGCCTCTGTGCCAATGGTAATGAAAGTAGCATTTCAACTTGCCAACGGGCTAGATCTGGTATTTAACGACACTGATTCCTGTGCAAAATCTGCTGCAGTTCTCGCACTAGTTGGAGAATCTGGTTCCACTGCGGCTATAAGCACTTCAAGACTTTTTGGTTCTTTTGGAATTCCACAG GTGAGTCATTATGCAACATGTGCATGTCTCAGTGACAAGCGGCAGTATCCTACTTTCTTCAGGACCATACCCAGTGATCACCATCAAGTGGCCGCACTGGCACAGATGGTCAAGTACTTTGGATGGACGTGGATCGGGACTGTGTGCAGTGATTCAGACTATGGGAACAATGGCATGGCATCATTCCTGAAGGCTGCTGTGGAGGAGGGAATCTGTGTGGAGTATTCTGAGGCCTATTACAGGACCCAGCCACGCAGTAAACTAAAGAGAGTTGCAGATGTCATTCGTAGGTCAACAGCTCGTGTAATAGTTGCCTTCATGTCCGTTAGTGATATGAGATTTCTCCTAGAAGAGCTGAGTCAGCAGCCTCCTCCTCCAATGCAGTGGATTGGCAGTGAGGCGTGGGTAACAGACCCACAAATGCTGCAGTTTAATTTGTGTATTGGTGCCATGGGCTTTGCAATCCCGCGGTCTGTTATCCCGGGTTTTCGTAACTTTCTATTTGACCTCTCTCCAGAGCAGTTGCTGAAATTTCCCCTGCTGACAGAATTCTGGGAAAGCTCATTTAGCTGTAGTCTAAAACAGCAGACAGGTTCTTCTACTGTTTTGCTTGCATGTAATGGCACAGAGGATCTGCGCACATTACAGAACCCGTACACAGATACCTCCCAATTGCGGATCACTAACATGGTGTACAAAGCCACATATGCTATAGCTCATGCCCTCCATGGCATTGTCTGTAATGAAAAAGGATTTGGCAAAAACCTCAAAATTGATCCCCGTAAG GTTTTTGATCAGCTCAAACTAGTGAACTTCACCAAAAATAATTATTCTGTTTCATTTGATTCAAATGGAGACCCCGTGGCCACCTATGAACTTGTGAATTGGCAGTTTCAGGGAGATGGTTCAGTTCATTGTGTGACAGTGGGTCAATATGATGCATCCCAGCCTAAAGGCCAAGAATTCAGTCTAAGCAGAACTATCATTTGGTATGATGGCAGTGAAAAG GTGCCTGTGTCTGTGTGCAGTGTGAGCTGTCCTCCAGGTACTAGGAAGGCTGTGAAAAAGGGAAGGCCTGTCTGCTGCTATGACTGCATTAACTGTGCAGAAGGAGAGATCAGCAATGAGACAG attcTTTAGATTGTTACAAATGCCTACCTGAGTACTGGCCTAATAATAAGAAGAACAAGTGTCTTCCTAAACCAGTGGAGTTTCTATCCTGGAATGAAGTCCTTGGAATTTTACTGGCTGCTTCATCTATTGCAGGCTCTTTAGTGGCTTTGAGCATTACTTTGGTGTTCTACAAAAATAGAGCTTCTCCAATAGTAAGAGCCAACAACTCAGAACTGAGCTTCCTGCTGCTCTTCTCATTGACTCTGTGTTTCCTCTGTTCACTTACTTTCATTGGTCGTCCCACTGAGTGGTCCTGTATGTTGCGTCACACAGCGTTCGGGGTAACTTTTGTCCTCTGTATCTCCTGTGTTCTGGGGAAAACAATAGTGGTGTTAATGGCCTTCAAAGCTACACTTCCAGGAAGTAATGTTATGAAATGGTTTGGGCCTCATCAACAGAGACTCAGTGTTTTTAGTCTCACTCTTGTACAGGTTCTTATATGTGTGCTTTGGTTAACAATATCCCCACCCTTTCCCTACAATAACATGCAACACTACAAAGAAAAGATCATTCTAGAATGCAGTTTAGGATCAGCTATTGGTTTCTGGGCTGTACTGGGTTATATTGGCCTTCTAGCTTTCTTTTGCTTTATCTTAGCTTTTCTGGCCCGGAAACTGCCTGATAAATTCAATGAAGCTAAATTCATCTCATTCAGTATGATCATATTCTGTGCTGTTTGGATCACATTTGTTCCAGCTTATGTCAGCTCTCCAGGGAAATTTACTGTAGCTGTGGAGATATTTGCCATTTTAGCTTCAAGCTTTGGTCTGATTCTTTGTATTTTTGCTCCTAAGTGTTTCATTATTGTATTTAAGCCAGATCAGAATACCAAAAAACACTTAATGGGTAAAGTATCAACAAAAGTCCACTAA